In Zingiber officinale cultivar Zhangliang chromosome 9B, Zo_v1.1, whole genome shotgun sequence, the genomic window GACGCTCGACATCATGGCCTCCTGGGTCACCGATTGCTTTAGGGTGTCAAAGCGGCGATCGACATGGTCGGGCATCGGCGGGTGAGACTGCGGGTCGAGCCCTCGGCTGAggagcttcctcttgatgtgcgTGTTCCAGTAGTTCTTGATTTCGTTGTCCGTTCTCCCCGGCAGTTGCGCCGCTATGAGAGACCATCTGGCAAATAAGATCGATTTTTGTTCTCAACTGCTGAAACTAAGCTAAGAGCAAGTAGCTAGAGTAGGGGGTTTAATCACACACTTGTTTCCGAGCAAGCCATGGAGCTTGATGATCAGCTCGTCTTCTTCGACAGTAAAATTGCCACGCTTGAGATCAGGTCGGAGGTAGTTTATCCACCTCAGCCGGCAGCTCTTGCCACATCGAAGCAAGCCTTCGACAACAGGGAACCAACCAAATTATCTCAGAGCATGAAACAAGAAACAAGAAATAATCAAACTGACACACAACAACAAAAAAGTTAAGTACCAGCAGCTTTAGGGAGTGATCTCCAGCAGCCTTCGCCATGAGCCTTGATGTAGGAGATCAGCTTCTCATCCTCCTCCTTGGTCCAAACTCCCTTGTTTGTGTGAGCCTTCTCACAACATGGAGACCTCCCCATGCCAACACAATCAATCAGATAACAAATTTGGATGGGAGAAGGGAGTAGACGGAAGGCATTTGATATATATGCTCGCCAGGAAGAGGAGGAGGTAAGTGTGCTGCAGTTAATGAGCTGCCAATTGTGTTCGCGGGGCTCACTCGAGTTACTGAGCTGCTTTGGCTGGATTTGGTAGGTGGGACTACTTTTAaccaattcttcttcttcttttctctatttttttttttaaattttctggtTCTCTTTAAATTTGTCATTTTTGTTTCCAATCTCATATTTGTATAGGAGCTCACGACCGACCAGCTCTTAGAACCACCAACTCATGTAAAATATCAATGTTTTTGGTGAAAGTGCATCCGTTCATTTTGGGTGAACAATCTTTATTCATCCATTCAACTTGAATCATTGCCATCTTCTCATTATCCATTCATCACATTATATGTATAATCACTTTTTGCATGATTAACAATTGGTAGGTAGAGATACTCCATCAAAAAAGATCCAGCATCAAATAGAACTACATGAATTGCTTATTCTTACAATGAACTGATTGATCGAGTAAGCTAATTCGATGGCGATAAAGCAAACTATATGAAGGATGGAAAAGGCTACCCACCCACCACCAGCCGGTGTCCCGGGTGTCCTCGGCTCCCACAGTACGACGGCCATGTGTTCTTGGAATAAAGATGTGAGACACTGGCCATGTTAGTTCCACCTACACACTTGCTCCACATGACACACCTCTGCCCTTCTTCTATTTGTTCACGGCAATGATCTCTGGTCAGGCAGAAGAGGTAGGTAGGTGTATGTCATATATATGCATTGCGACATGGCCAGCATCAATGGCTCATGGACACTACATTAAATTCTAAAGCTAACGCACTGTGATAAGGTTCAATAAATGTAACATGGTCATATAAATGAATTTACAGGAGCCGTTTTGTATGAAGCTTCACCATCAGTACTATACTATACTTGTTTGGCAGAGTTTTGTTTCATAGCTTCTTGAGAAACAGACGAGAACAACTCTTCCTGTCATAGTTGTTTTATGGCGCTTTGTATGAAGCTCAGATCTTAGTTTTGATAGATGCTATCAAATTTTGTCAGTTTCATAGCTCCCTTAATTCTTTTAATGTGATTCCAAAAAAATAAAGTAACAAAAGTAAGataattaaggaaaataatttaAGCAATGCTAAATTTAATTCCTTTAATGTGATTCAAAAACCCTCGAGCCTTATTCAATAAAGTAAGATGAGTCAGGTCTTAAAAAGCTACTATATATATTTTCTCTTATGAAAGGCATAAAAATCTTGTGCGAAAGCTTATGATAAAGATAAAAATAGTAAAGTGAAAAAGACTGGTATAAAATAGAGCTTACTCAAtgccaaataaaataaaagactaaataaaattaaaagacaaATGAAACAGTGAAATTATAGGGAAAAAAATTAAACAGAAAGAGTAACGAATCATCCTAACACAATTATTTCACAACAATTCAATAAAAAAATCCTAGCTTTCATGGATGTAAATATtgactaaaaatataaaattagttTATAATATTgaatctataaaatagataattTATTACTAGACCTAGTCAAAAAGTAATATTTATctttttaacataaatatttctaTAATGTTTTTTATAACAAGATCAATGCTTGTATAATTCTCTCCTTTAATTTTTACAGAATATTATAGCAAATTTAAATTATGTaatacctttttctttcttttttttttttgttgggtAATCCTTATCATTCTAATTCGGATGCGACCGATTCGATCctacaaaatttttttatgagtcatcaggataaatctgaaaattcaaatgatagTTCACACAATGACTCAGCAGTTCTAATGATTCAAAGGTGAGAGACGAAGTTATTACTCTCCCTAGTTGTAAACATTGAGTGCATGGAGAGCCTTAAGGTATGCTTATTATTGGAGCAAAATGTGATATCGTTTATCCCAAATGGTTTAGTATCGTCGATTATACTGTAAGATACAGACATGTAAATCATGGGAAATATTGTAACCTACCATAGTGATTATTTGTATGAGAGAGGTCACACATCCAATAAGATATTTTGCACCTTCTGAGAATTGATCTCAAGATCTATTAGAATAAACATTCATATAGGTATTAACTACGCCAACCATAAGGGCTAAGGTATGCTTACTATTGGACCATAGTTCAACGGTTCTAATGCTCCTCTTATACTCTCAGTTGAAGCATGCGATTAGCTTTgataattgatcctgtctgaaaatcaTGGAGATGACGAGCTAGGGATGTGGCTATTGTGTTGACTGGATGTGGACTCCACTCTGCTTTGCAATCACAAGaaatgtcagtgccgagccacAGAAGGGGTCCCCAGTATTgcctctccgacgctcaagtcagtcaccggaaagAGGAAAAAGACAGAGCAATAGTAGACACAggcgtgaatagtgaataataCGTACCTCCGCCAGTGCatagacccccctttatatagtgccccAACGAGCGACGTACACACTCCTAGAGGCATGGGCACGTTCTCCaatttgtcctatgaaaggacctgccaggaaagtgtctctgacaccatatcttaacagggcatgcatatccctgacaagacagtagaagttcCCGTCGTACGATCCGTTTGTTGACCATGTCTTGTATCAACGACACTATCTCCTAAAATGATTTTAAGAGATAcatcaatgatccctctgttcggtcgagcgggatagccgaTCGACTAGGAACTCCTCCTCTTAGACGAACTCGGTTGCTCTTCCCTGCGATGACTCAACTCGGTAGTTTGTTTCCGCCTGATCGGACTAACGCTCCGATCGTCCCAACGTAACTCTGCTTCGTGATGAGCGCTTGATGATCTTGGTTATACGAGCATTTTGTTTACACCAGCCTTTGCCGGTTGAGCAATtcgtgttggatcgtgaagaatgctaggggggtgaatagcgatcgtcaaaAATAGAGACAGAATCAAAGGGCGCAGCGGAAGAGAAAAATGGAAACAACgctaacaaaccaagttttacttggtgtagagccttcgtcgactcttactccaaggcccgcattcatcgagtgctttcgttgggcaatccactaacaatTTGCAAATCTTTACAAGAGAAATACAATGAATCTATTGTTTAAGTGTAGAAATAaacaagtataccaacaacttctcAGAGATCTGGAAGGTtgtgctttcagttgttggaGTCGCATCACTTTGTCGTTAGAGTTGTGTTGCTCGGTCGTCAGAGCAGCGTCACTCAACCGTCGGAGTCGCATCGTGGAGTCACAGGAATGTCTTTGGAGCAGCGCGTAAGAAAGCGATCACAAAAGAATGTGTGTCATCTGTTCCTGGTGGAAGGTTGCTTATATAGGCAGTTCTGGGCGCTTGGATCCCCTCCGGCGCCTAGACCGTGATGCCAGCCAACCAATCAGCACACTCCAAGCTGGCGATAAGATAAGCTTCGGCCATTCCGGgctcccggatcccttccgggcgctcggacctctttTCCAGTAAAttattttcctgcaagaaaaggttagtccgaggcaaataaaaattatactatcATGCAAAACAAAATTAATACAACAAcaagtagagtagtaattagattctatatCTTCGATattagaatctagtcaagatctcaacttagatttccaaaatggatctaagttagatcgacgtctactgttccctcaaacgagGAACGTgttctcaccaagtcactcccctccagtgagttaccttaacttaccgctttgtcagacatccggtcaacccgtcgatctgtctggacttcgtgccagctatccgatcggctcgttgacctagctggacttcgtgacaGATATctgatcaacccgtcgacctatctggacttcgtaccaactatccggtcagcccgtcgacctagctggatttcttgtcAGATATCCGGTTAGCTCgccgacctatctggacttctcccaCACACTTAGTTACatcgttagatcataacaaacctaacttaacttactttgtcattcatcaaaacctgagttagaccgttaatgcaacctgcaccaacagttCGTTCCCGATCGACCATTGCAGGAGAGCTCTGCTCAACCCCCTTTAGCGAGCCCTTGACCTAAACCCGTTGGTTTTCTGATGTTGACCcttttaactttgacctccacatcgACTGCAATATCTATCTTTTGACCCGCACTTCATGAGTCCCATTATGACCACATCAATAATCATCATCAATATTTAAGGTAAACTTAAGATACTTTGAGCCTTGTATTTTGAAAAAGGAGGACAGGCATTAACAATATCAAAGGCGAAACTGTTCTACAAGATCAAGTCGACAAGAGCTAGGATAAGATAGGCCGAGAAAATTAATctacaaaaccaaataaaaatGAAATATCTCTACAATCCTCTACGGGATTAAGAAAAACATTATATTTTCCTTGCCATATTCCACACGGTACCAAGGAAGGATAACACACCCACATTCATTGAACTGGCACCAGAGTCAACTAGCAAACCCAGTGGACTTGTACCCTCTCCCCTCTGTGGGATAAAATAGCGCAAAATCTATGTCATTCACAGATCTGTGTGGGCCCACAATAACTCACACCGGTAGGCCTCCTCCCCGGGGAAAAGTGTGCGAAGTGCACAGTATCGTGGAGGGGCCACGACTATGGCTTGTGGGCGAGGACTTCAACTGCACTATCAGGTCCGAAGAGTGACAGAAATGTTCAGGTAACATAATGTATCCAAACTTGGAGCCAGGCTCAACGTTTGGTAGATCTACCTTTGCTCGGCCTGTCGACAATCATTTCACATGGTTTTTTCCTGTCTGTGAAGGGCTTTCTTGCGTGTCTAAGTTGGATAGCTTGTGTACCAATATTATCTTCACGGAGCAAAATTCTTAGGGTTGGAAGGCCCAATCGTTCTTGAATCTTGATGGTCTACCTAATCAATCCCCACACACTTTTAATTCTATGCTCCTGACACCGAATCCAGCACATGTTGATGGCATTGTTCAGGCTTGGAAGGGCCATTCACAGCTCGTTGCAATTGCATCTTCCAGCACTCTGTCCCTACTCCGCAGGAGGCGATCAAAGCTCATATAGAAAACGTAGAGGTGCCACTGAATTACTTGGACAAATTAGTACTACATTTCGACAGTGATCCAGCCGGGAAGTGAAGAGTTGTGGACATATTTTGATAGGAAACACTCGCGACTGTAAAAAAGTGAAATGGTTCGCCCCAACGCCTCCACCGTACCCAACCCAAGCCTATCACGAGAGAGGTAAATTACGGTAGTTGATAGGGTAAGTGGTGGGTGGGGTGAGGTACACAGAGTCAGAGATTTACATCCCAACATCCCTGTAGTTCGACCCCGCATTTTCAGCTACAAACGTAACCACCACTTACCATCTCGGATAATCCCGTGGGATTATAGGGAAACACTTGCAAAAAAATGTAGATTCACTACATTAACAATTCCCCTAGTGCtgaccccacggatatggagggaggtacatacGGGTACACAGGCGTCAGGCGCATGGTAGGATAAACCTCAGGTCGTTAGTTCCTGAGAATTGACCCCTGGTCATTACGTcagagatgtcatgcgcccaTCGTTTGTGCTACGCCCTTAGGGGAGAAACACTTGCAAACACCAACAAAAAGAGAAGGGAGAAAACTATCAGTAAGCAGGCCAGGAAAGTGTCCCTGATACAACTACTCCGACGATCAAATCAAGATcgagaaagaagaagaacaatGACGCAACGAGAGAAAGGCAATATACTTACATATATGTGTAAGCAGAGAAGAACCCCTTTTATAATTTCTCCGATAATCTTCGTATTTAATAAGGCATCATATGACTGTTTGATAATCTGTCTAATCGTCATGCTTCCACTATATCCTGCAGTCTCATTATACGTATGAGAGAGTATTACGTATCTATGCGAAGATATAATTTTCTAACTTTTGACAAACTCACATGCTATATTAAAGATGAAGCGGGCTTATGGATTAGAACTTAGAAGGTCTATTAGGCTGCTAGTCAAGAGATGAGTCACGGACAAGGACCAGTCTTTCATGCGGAGTGAATAGGCTATGATAGTGCCCTAGAGGGGGTTGGGCCCGTAGACAACTAGCAGATTGGGGAGTTGGGCCTTGAGAGTTTGTCCGATCAGCATTAGTCGATCGAGAGATGAGGGAAGCAAGGCCTCGTAGGCATCCGACATAATTGGAGTTGGCTCCTGAGAACTCGAAATTAGTCGATCAGGAGGTGAGGGGGAGCAAGGCCCTATAAGTGTCCGACAGAGTTGGGTAGCTGGCCCATGAGAGCTTGTCTAATTGGCATTAGCCGATCTAGAGGTGAGGGAGAGCAAGTCCCATTGGCATCCGATAGAGTAGGAAATGGACCCCTGAGAACTTATCCGATCGGCATTAGTCGATCAAGAGGTGAGGGAAAACAAGGTCTCATAGACGTTTGACAGAGTTAGAGAGCTAAATCCCTGGAAACTTACCGATCGACCTAGGCCGACCAGAATGATTAGATCTTATTGGATAGATTACTTATCCCATCTTAGACTTTGACCTTGGGACCCCTCCCGCTATTCGCCGTATTAGGCAGGAATCTCAGTGCATGTGAACTACAGATCTTGCTTTTATGGTCTTGAAAGCTGCTTTCGACTTCTCGAAGTGcatcattaaaaaaataagagactTCCAATGTTCTCAAAGAGTTAGAATCAGATGTGTGGGTGCTTTGTTGTGAAGGGACGAAACAAACAGCTAGATTTCTGATCTTGCCTCCTCTCACCTAATCAAGATGAGAATTGTCCGATAAGTTGTCTGCACTTTGTAGACAAGGGACAGCAGACAGGAGCTGCAATTTCAAAATTAGGAAGGCAGTGGAAAAGAAATATTAAACTCCCAGGGATTCTTACCAAAAcataatgtttttttaaaaaaaaatctgaagaTGGACAGCCTTCTCAATGAACCAAATAAATGCACAAGAAGCATAGTCCCCAGTTCTTGTTTAGTTGTTCTATTTTGTCATGCAGAAATAAAAGTTCTGTACTGGATTATCATATTCGCACATATTTTCCTAAAGCAAGCCGAATTCATTGATTCAAGAAAGGAAGTATTATAACATTCTGATAAAATGAATTACTTGTAATACACATGACACAAAGTAGAAAAACAATGAACAAGCTATGAAATATATAGAACAAAGGAACTCATATAAGGAACATGGAAATGGTATCAGCATAGAGAATCAATGAAGGTGGCGAACTAATTTTGTACTGTGTCTATGACAATAACTGGATCATTTAATACTGAGACTGACTGACCAAGGTCCAGCACCATGAACAGGAAATGAACTATCAGATGCATCCAATGAATTGTAGGTTACTGAAAACCATCAATTCCACCAAAGTTGAAGGAGTCTATGTTCATAGAGAAAAAGCCATAATCATCTTCAGCATTTCCGAAGTCTGAAACATTAGTAACTCCAATTGCATTGTCAGAGAAGAGATCATTTGTTTCCTCCATTTTGGTAGTTACTTCGCAGCTATGCCCTTGATCTGAGGTTCCCTGACCTTTAATTTCATCCATGGGCAGTGCTGGTGTGTGACCCTGGAATAGTGCAATGTGCCCAAACAACTTGTCTTTCCTCGAGAATGTAGTTCCACAAGAACAAAGCCATTTGTCGCTACCACAGTGTTTCTCATGAGTTTTCAAATCTGCCATCACTGAAAACTTTTTGTTGTTGCACTTCCTGCAGATGTAGCTCTTGTCACAATGGCTTCTCTTGTAGTGGTTCTTCACACACAAAATTGTCTTAAGAGGC contains:
- the LOC122025577 gene encoding MYB-like transcription factor 4, whose amino-acid sequence is MGRSPCCEKAHTNKGVWTKEEDEKLISYIKAHGEGCWRSLPKAAGLLRCGKSCRLRWINYLRPDLKRGNFTVEEDELIIKLHGLLGNKWSLIAAQLPGRTDNEIKNYWNTHIKRKLLSRGLDPQSHPPMPDHVDRRFDTLKQSVTQEAMMSSVTGNISGDEGGGSGSRDKGRHFYLDLNLDLTISLPYN